The Zygosaccharomyces rouxii strain CBS732 chromosome G complete sequence genome contains a region encoding:
- a CDS encoding proline--tRNA ligase (highly similar to uniprot|P38708 Saccharomyces cerevisiae YHR020W Protein required for cell viability) has product MSVENSLAHLSVEDKIVEGAIPVKSLVFKPKTAKTATPVPVVVVALQSTVTPAPLIAQSTGTKEPRLARDELFQSFFKCESAKAFTVAYLLNAESEFHLLIDKQLETVKDSDVLKLNDTLFITKGEFVKFLSKFESSQKVVDFSQEVSKDAGNAKKSNAATPAAAAATSAAIEDAKLIGITVDKSLDFSGWYQQILTKGEMLDYYDVSGCYILRPPSYSIWESIQRWFDDRIKAMGVQNAYFPLFVSSRVLEKEKDHVEGFAPEVAWVTKAGSSDLEEPVAIRPTSETVMYPYYAKWIRSYRDLPLKLNQWNSVVRWEFKHPQPFLRTREFLWQEGHTAHLTKADAEEEVLQILDHYAGVYEELLAVPVVKGRKTEKEKFAGGVFTTTVEGYIPQTGRGIQGATSHHLGQNFSKMFNVSVENPLGPDHPKVNVFQNSWGLSTRVIGVMTMIHSDNKGLVIPPRVSQYQAVVLPVGITKKTTEEQRAHIHSSAREIESRLKKAGVRAFGDYNDNYTPGWKFAQYELKGIPLRLESGPKDIESNQVTVVRRNDFRKVTVKLDELETRIPELLEELQRDLYLRAKELFDSHRVVVNEWKDFVSNLNKKNVILSPWCGVTECEEDIKESSAKRDDGEEFEQDEKAPSMGAKSLCIPFEQPELKPGQKCVKCSHPAVQYCMFGRSY; this is encoded by the coding sequence ATGTCTGTTGAAAATTCCCTTGCTCATCTTTCCGTCGAAGATAAGATCGTCGAAGGTGCGATCCCAGTGAAGTCTTTGGTCTTCAAGCCAAAGACCGCTAAGACTGCTACACCTGTGCCTGTTGTAGTAGTCGCATTACAATCTACTGTGACTCCAGCACCTTTGATCGCTCAGTCTACCGGCACCAAGGAACCACGTTTGGCAAGAGATGAATTGTTccaatctttcttcaaatgtgAAAGTGCCAAGGCCTTCACCGTTGCATACTTGTTGAACGCTGAATCTGAATTTCATCTGTTGATTGACAAGCAATTGGAAACTGTCAAGGATTCCGATGTTCTAAAATTGAACGATACATTGTTCATTACAAAAGGTGAATTCGTAAAATTCCTATCCAAGTTTGAATCATCTCAAAAGGTCGTTGATTTCAGCCAAGAGGTATCCAAGGATGCTGGTAACGCCAAGAAGTCCAACGCTGCTACTCCTGCTGCTGCCGCTGCTACTTCCGCTGCCATTGAAGATGCCAAGTTGATTGGTATTACTGTGGATAAATCTCTCGACTTCTCAGGCTGGTATCAACAAATTTTGACCAAGGGTGAAATGTTGGATTATTACGATGTTTCTGGTTGTTACATCTTGAGACCTCCATCTTATTCCATTTGGGAATCTATCCAACGTTGGTTCGACGATAGAATCAAGGCCATGGGTGTTCAAAATGCTTACTTCCCCTTGTTCGTGTCTTCAAGAGTTCtagagaaggaaaaggatCATGTTGAAGGTTTTGCACCTGAAGTCGCATGGGTTACCAAGGCTGGTTCTTCCGATTTAGAGGAACCTGTTGCCATTAGACCAACTTCTGAAACTGTCATGTACCCTTACTATGCCAAATGGATCAGATCTTACAGAGATTTgccattgaaattgaaccAATGGAACTCTGTTGTCAGATGGGAATTTAAGCATCCACAACCTTTCCTAAGAACTAGAGAATTTTTGTGGCAAGAAGGTCACACTGCTCATTTGACCAAAGCAGAcgctgaagaagaagttctacaaattttggatcaTTACGCTGGTGTCTATGAAGAATTATTGGCTGTTCCAGTCGTCAAGGGTAGAAAGActgagaaggaaaaatttgCTGGTGGTGTCTTCACTACCACTGTGGAAGGTTACATCCCTCAAACCGGTCGTGGTATTCAAGGTGCTACTTCCCACCATTTAGGTCAAAACTTCTCTAAGATGTTCAACGTCAGCGTGGAAAATCCATTGGGTCCTGACCACCCTAAGGTTAACGTTTTCCAAAACTCTTGGGGTCTATCCACAAGAGTTATCGGTGTTATGACAATGATCCACTCTGACAACAAGGGTTTAGTGATCCCACCAAGAGTCTCTCAATACCAAGCTGTGGTCTTACCAGTTGGTATCACCAAGAAGACTACCGAGGAACAACGTGCTCACATCCACAGTTCTGctagagaaattgaatcacGTCTAAAGAAGGCTGGTGTTAGAGCTTTCGGTGATTACAACGATAACTACACTCCTGGCTGGAAATTCGCACAATACGAATTGAAGGGTATCCCACTACGTTTGGAATCTGGTCCTAAGGACATTGAGAGCAACCAAGTCACCGTGGTTCGTAGAAACGATTTCCGTAAAGTTACAGTCAAAttggatgaattggaaactcGTATTCCTGAACTGCTAGAAGAATTGCAAAGAGACTTGTACTTGAGGGCAAAGGAATTGTTTGACTCTCACAGAGTTGTCGTTAATGAATGGAAAGATTTCGTTTCcaatttgaacaaaaagaaCGTCATCCTTTCCCCATGGTGTGGTGTTACCGAGTGTGAAGAAGATATCAAGGAATCTTCCGCAAAGAGGGacgatggtgaagaatttgaacaagatgaaaaagCTCCAAGTATGGGTGCTAAATCTCTATGCATTCCATTTGAGCAACCAGAATTGAAGCCAGGTCAAAAGTGTGTTAAATGTTCACACCCAGCTGTTCAATACTGTATGTTTGGCCGTTCCTACTGA
- the DED81 gene encoding asparagine--tRNA ligase DED81 (similar to uniprot|P38707 Saccharomyces cerevisiae YHR019C DED81 Cytosolic asparaginyl-tRNA synthetase required for protein synthesis catalyzes the specific attachment of asparagine to its cognate tRNA), with product MSVHINEKGGVDALTTVGSTEKPFQTAAFALYAQEELEHSEPKLLVFKPEDNGYEEISASALKKAKKGAESLKKKALKQKELEAKKQQQEADKAAKQLEALDIKIEEDKSLPQAQRVKINKAYESVGQRVKVNGWIHRIRNNKKLVFVVLRDGYGFLQAVLTGNLALAKQTQELTLESSVALYGTVNKLPEGKSAPGGVELSVDYYEVVGLAPGGEDAFTNKVSENADPSLLLDQRHLALRGETLSSMMKVRAIWMKCLRRFFENEGLTEVTPPCMVQTQVEGGSTLFKLNYYGEEAFLTQSSQLYLETCLASLGDVYCVQESFRAEKSHTRRHLSEYTHIEGELGFIDFDDLLSHLEKLFVETVGYIMEDPVGSAIVKQLNPDFKAPTYPFKRLDYKDALEWLNEHGVPNEDGEKFKFGDDIAEAAERKMVDTMGVPIFLIRFPAEIKSFYMPRCKDDPRVTESVDVLMPNVGEITGGSMRTWNEADLLEGYQREKIDHTPYYWYLDQRKYGSVPHGGYGLGTERILAWLCNRYTVRDCSLYPRFTGRCKP from the coding sequence ATGTCAGTACATATCAACGAAAAAGGTGGTGTAGATGCATTAACCACCGTTGGTTCTACCGAAAAGCCTTTCCAAACGGCTGCGTTTGCCCTATATGcacaagaagaattggaacaCAGTGAACCAAAGCTACTGGTCTTCAAACCAGAGGATAACGGATACGAAGAGATCAGTGCATCAGCATTGAAGAAGGCAAAAAAAGGTGCTGAaagtttgaagaaaaaagcTCTAAAACAGAAGGAATTAGAAGCTAAGaagcaacaacaagaagctGATAAAGCTGCAAAGCAATTGGAAGCTCTAGATATCAAGATCGAAGAGGACAAGAGTTTACCACAAGCCCAGAGAGTGAAGATCAACAAAGCCTATGAATCTGTCGGCCAACGTGTTAAAGTCAACGGTTGGATCCACAGAATCCGTAACAACAAGAAGTTGGTATTCGTTGTTCTGAGAGATGGTTACGGTTTCTTGCAAGCAGTTCTTACTGGTAACTTGGCATTGGCTAAGCAAACCCAGGAATTGACCTTAGAATCTTCCGTTGCACTTTACGGTACAGTTAACAAGCTTCCAGAAGGTAAGAGCGCACCAGGTGGTGTGGAACTATCCGTTGACTATTACGAGGTTGTTGGGTTAGCTCcaggtggtgaagatgcaTTTACCAACAAAGTTTCTGAAAACGCTGATCCTTCCTTACTATTGGACCAACGTCATTTGGCTCTAAGAGGTGAAACCTTGTCTTCAATGATGAAGGTTCGTGcaatttggatgaaatGTCTAAGAAGATTCTTCGAAAATGAAGGTTTGACTGAAGTTACACCGCCATGTATGGTTCAAACTCAAGTCGAAGGTGGTTCaacacttttcaaattgaactATTACGGTGAAGAAGCATTCCTAACTCAAAGTTCCCAGTTGTATTTGGAAACTTGTCTGGCGTCGTTAGGTGATGTATACTGTGTGCAAGAGTCATTCCGTGCTGAAAAATCTCATACCAGAAGACACTTGTCTGAATACACTCACattgaaggtgaattaGGATTCATCGATTTTGATGATCTACTGAgccatttggaaaaattgtttgttGAGACCGTTGGTTACATTATGGAAGATCCTGTCGGTAGTGCCATAGTTAAGCAATTGAACCCTGATTTCAAGGCCCCAACTTATCCTTTCAAGAGATTAGATTATAAAGATGCTCTAGAATGGTTGAACGAGCACGGTGTGCCTAACGAAGATGGTGAGAAATTTAAGTTCGGTGATGATATTGCTGAAGCTGCTGAGAGAAAAATGGTTGACACCATGGGTGTGCCCATCTTTTTAATCAGATTCCCAGCTGAAATTAAATCCTTCTATATGCCTCGTTGCAAGGACGATCCTCGTGTTACGGAATCTGTTGACGTCTTGATGCCTAACGTTGGTGAAATTACTGGTGGTTCCATGAGAACCTGGAATGAAGCTGATCTTCTAGAAGGTTACCAACGTGAAAAGATTGACCATACTCCATACTACTGGTACTTGGATCAACGTAAATACGGTAGCGTTCCTCACGGTGGTTACGGTCTAGGTACTGAACGTATCTTGGCATGGTTATGCAACAGATACACAGTTAGAGACTGCTCTCTATACCCACGTTTCACTGGTAGATGCAAGCCATAG
- the ARG4 gene encoding argininosuccinate lyase ARG4 (highly similar to uniprot|P04076 Saccharomyces cerevisiae YHR018C ARG4 Argininosuccinate lyase catalyzes the final step in the arginine biosynthesis pathway) has product MAENTQKLWGGRFTGETDPLMHLYNASLPYDWKMYRADLEGTRVYTAGLNKLGLITPEELTKIHYGLGEIKKEWDEDKFVRHPNDEDIHTANERRLGEIIGRDIAGKVHTGRSRNDQVVTDMRIFCRDTVNEKLLPGLKELVSVMVKRAEKEIGYLMPGYTHLQRAQPIRWSHWLSSYATYFTEDLKRLRQLLERFNQSPLGAGALAGHPYGIDREFLAEELGFQGVIGNSLVAVSDRDFVVELMFWGTLFMNHISRFAEDLIIYSTAEFGFIKLNDAYSTGSSLMPQKKNADSLELLRGKSGRVFGDLAGFLMSLKGIPSTYDKDMQEDKESLFDSLTTVEHSILIATGVISTLAVNSENMVNALTVDMLATDLADYLVRKGVPFRETHHISGECVAKAENLGLSGIDKLSLEQYKTIDSRFEADLFETFNFEKSVERRDATGGTAKSAILKQLASLQSQI; this is encoded by the coding sequence ATGGCTGAGAATACTCAAAAACTATGGGGTGGTAGATTCACCGGTGAGACAGACCCATTGATGCACCTTTATAATGCATCTTTACCATACGACTGGAAAATGTACAGAGCAGATTTGGAAGGTACTAGGGTCTATACAGCTGGTCTTAACAAGCTGGGGTTAATTACtccagaagaattgaccAAGATTCATTACGGATTAGGTGAAATTAAGAAAGAATGGGATGAAGACAAGTTTGTTCGTCACCCTAACGATGAGGATATCCATACTGCTAATGAAAGAAGATTAGGTGAAATTATTGGACGTGACATTGCAGGTAAAGTCCATACTGGTAGATCTCGTAATGATCAAGTGGTAACTGATATGAGAATCTTCTGCCGTGATACCGTTAATGAGAAATTACTTCCTGGGTTAAAGGAATTAGTTAGTGTTATGGTTAAAAGGgcagagaaagaaattggctATTTGATGCCAGGTTATACCCATTTGCAAAGGGCTCAACCTATCAGATGGTCTCATTGGTTAAGTTCCTATGCTACTTATTTCACAGAGgatttgaagagattgaGACAACTGTTGGAAAGATTTAACCAATCACCTTTGGGTGCTGGTGCTCTTGCAGGTCACCCCTATGGTATCGACAGAGAATTTTTGGCTGAGGAATTAGGGTTCCAAGGTGTCATTGGTAATTCTCTAGTGGCAGTCTCTGATAGAGATTTTGTTGTGGAGCTAATGTTTTGGGGGACTTTGTTCATGAACCACATATCACGTTTCGCCGAAGATCTAATCATCTATTCAACAGCtgaatttggatttatcaaattgaaTGATGCTTATTCTACAGGTTCATCTTTGATGCCTCAGAAGAAGAACGCTGATTCCTTAGAATTGTTAAGAGGTAAATCTGGTAGAGTATTTGGTGATTTAGCCGGTTTTCTAATGAGTTTGAAGGGTATACCCTCCACTTACGATAAGGATATGCAAGAGGACAAAGAATCTTTGTTTGATAGTTTAACTACCGTGGAACATTCCATCTTAATTGCTACTGGTGTCATTAGTACACTAGCTGTTAATTCTGAAAACATGGTTAATGCTTTGACTGTTGATATGTTGGCTACTGATTTAGCTGATTATTTGGTTAGAAAAGGTGTGCCATTCAGAGAAACCCATCACATCTCTGGTGAATGTGTTGCTAAGGCAGAAAACTTAGGTCTAAGTGGTATCGATAAATTGTCTTTGGAACAATACAAGACCATTGACTCTAGATTTGAAGCTGATTTATTTGAGactttcaattttgaaaaaagtgtGGAAAGAAGAGACGCCACTGGTGGTACTGCCAAATCTGCCATTTTGAAACAGTTGGCCTCCCTACAATCACAAATCTAA
- the YSC83 gene encoding Ysc83p (similar to uniprot|P32792 Saccharomyces cerevisiae YHR017W), producing the protein MMYTRSQVTGKESMAQDIVDQVFDRVDSLYSKGSKVVSSVQDAVSNTVSHIGGDPQWEAELAARSREEAGSPIVKSLSSLGSTIYRQLSGKVVIGCGFSALMAILFWRKERLLGLPEHLPKNQPKCCLVLGDMHDPIIRSQVMDLYRRRFTIFVCSRDAPSYREHEEDDDFLVHLDPTSSSDLANFVQSLNSTYELASILFMPNLSYHPSGEMSLSQLETEIRSNTLLYYCTLMKLLPHLPHTQLILFDPSLTYNMKVAHHPVEIIVSGIVKSLYQSLARHEKLDLYLIHLGILQLTAQPSNYKFLNLKGSNVNTALLEPVYRLIMAYNGNILRRMWLWIVTFGFLNHHWYCGKYSWISTFSFITPLIKKWT; encoded by the coding sequence ATGATGTACACAAGATCACAAGTGACAGGAAAAGAATCAATGGCACAAGATATTGTAGATCAAGTATTTGATCGAGTAGATTCTCTCTATAGTAAAGGCAGTAAGGTTGTCTCCTCGGTACAAGATGCTGTTTCAAACACAGTTTCTCATATCGGTGGAGATCCGCAGTGGGAAGCCGAGCTAGCCGCTAGAAGTCGAGAGGAAGCTGGAAGTCCGATTGTAAAGTCCCTCTCTTCATTAGGAAGTACTATCTACAGGCAATTGAGTGGTAAGGTGGTTATTGGCTGTGGATTCTCTGCTCTAATGGCCATTTTATTCTGGCGTAAAGAGAGATTATTGGGATTACCTGAACATTTGCCCAAAAATCAACCCAAATGTTGCTTAGTTTTAGGTGACATGCATGATCCCATTATCAGATCTCAAGTAATGGATCTTTACAGAAGGAGGTTTACCATCTTCGTCTGTTCGAGAGATGCGCCCTCCTACAGAGAacatgaagaagacgatgatTTCTTAGTCCATTTAGATCCAACATCCTCTAGCGACTTGGCAAACTTTGTTCAATCTCTAAACTCTACCTACGAGTTGGCATCTATACTTTTTATGCCTAATTTATCGTATCACCCGTCAGGTGAAATGAGTCTTTCACAACTGGAGACCGAAATTCGTTCAAATACCTTACTTTACTACTGcacattgatgaaattactTCCACACTTGCCTCATACCCAATTAATTCTATTTGATCCATCGCTCACTTACAATATGAAAGTTGCTCATCATCCTGTGGAAATTATCGTTTCTGGAATTGTTAAATCACTTTATCAATCATTGGCAAgacatgaaaaattagatcTATATTTGATTCATCTTGGTATATTACAGTTGACAGCTCAACCTTCCAATTACAAGTTTCTGAATTTAAAAGGTTCTAACGTCAATACAGCTCTTTTAGAACCTGTCTACAGATTAATAATGGCTTACAATGGTAATATTTTAAGACGCATGTGGCTTTGGATTGTTACTTTTGGATTCTTAAATCATCATTGGTATTGTGGGAAATACAGTTGGATTTCCACTTTCTCATTTATTACTCCACTGATTAAGAAGTGGACTTAG
- a CDS encoding SYLF and SH3 domain-containing protein (similar to Saccharomyces cerevisiae YFR024C-A LSB3 or to YHR016C uniprot|P32793 Saccharomyces cerevisiae YHR016C YSC84): protein MGLNNPVPRSLKSETKKAAKVLVSFIKPNQVLGTDQIIPPHVLKKAKGLAIITVIKAGFLFSGRAGSGVIVARLPDGTWSAPSGIGMAGAGAGGLIGAELTDFVFILNNQQAVDSFSRAGTLTLGGNISVAAGPLGRNAEADAAASAGGVATVFTYSKTKGLFAGISVEGSAIVERKDANRKFYGASVSAKQILSGRVRPPPAADPLFRVLESRAFNFRVPDESYADSFYDDIPESFDSSDADTMGPGGRSNGRRGYGRYDDDFYSSDDDFGGSSGRYGRGPPPDRFDRRGDPPDRFDRYGGGSRGRRSSYDDPNGVNEYYRSQMRGRPRGGSSRWDDAPSEKDRFDKGSDRYDRYGDKYDRYDRDVDDLSNRFSRSRISSGGPASSGRAPRNEKAEFGAASPSAGDTFSNTPKAVALYTFSGEEYGDLPFRKGDVITILKKSDSQDDWWTGRVGGREGIFPANYVELV, encoded by the exons ATGGGTCTCAACAATCCTGTACCCAGGAGTCTTAAAAGCGAGACAAA AAAAGCTGCCAAAGTTTTGGTGAGTTTCATTAAACCCAACCAGGTGCTGGGGACTGACCAAATTATTCCACCTCATGTACTCAAGAAGGCTAAGGGTCTTGCCATCATCACTGTGATAAAAGCTGGGTTCCTTTTTTCAGGTAGAGCAGGTTCAGGTGTTATCGTGGCTAGGTTACCTGACGGAACATGGTCAGCGCCATCTGGTATCGGAATGGCAGGTGCCGGTGCTGGTGGTTTAATCGGAGCTGAATTAACGGATTTTGTCTTTATTCTAAACAATCAACAAGCTGTCGATTCGTTTTCGAGAGCTGGTACTTTAACACTTGGTGGTAATATTTCTGTCGCAGCTGGTCCTCTCGGTAGAAATGCTGAAGCGGATGCAGCTGCTTCCGCAGGTGGTGTTGCCACAGTTTTCACTTACTCAAAGACTAAAGGTCTATTTGCAGGTATTTCCGTCGAAGGTTCTGCTATTGTAGAGAGAAAAGATGCCAATAGAAAGTTCTATGGTGCTAGTGTTTCCGCTAAACAAATTTTAAGTGGTAGAGTGAGGccaccaccagcagcagATCCATTGTTCAGAGTTTTAGAATCAAGGGCATTCAATTTTAGAGTTCCAGATGAATCGTACGCTGATAGTTTCTATGACGACATTCCAGAATCGTTTGATTCTTCCGACGCCGACACTATGGGACCTGGCGGCAGATCTAATGGACGTCGTGGTTATGGCCGTTACGATGATGACTTTTACAGTTCTGATGATGACTttggtggtagtagtgGCCGTTATGGCAGAGGTCCTCCACCAGATAGATTCGACAGGAGAGGTGATCCACCAGACAGATTTGATCGATACGGCGGTGGGAGCCGCGGTCGTCGTAGCAGTTATGATGATCCAAATGGTGTTAATGAGTACTATAGATCTCAAATGCGGGGTCGCCCTAGAGGTGGTAGTTCACGTTGGGATGACGCTCCTTCTGAGAAGGATCGTTTCGATAAGGGAAGTGATCGCTACGATCGTTATGGCGATAAATATGATCGTTACGACAGggatgttgatgatttaTCCAATAGATTTTCAAGATCAAGGATTTCATCTGGTGGACCGGCTTCAAGCGGTCGCGCAccaagaaatgaaaaagcAGAATTCGGTGCTGCATCTCCATCAGCAGGGGATACTTTCTCCAATACTCCAAAAGCTGTTGCATTATATACTTTTAGTGGTGAAGAATACGGGGATCTGCCATTTAGAAAAGGTGATGTGATcaccattttgaaaaaatccgACTCTCAAGATGATTGGTGGACAGGTAGAGTTGGTGGTAGAGAGGGTATTTTCCCAGCAAATTACGTGGAATTGGTGtaa
- the PES4 gene encoding Pes4p (similar to uniprot|P39684 Saccharomyces cerevisiae or to YHR015W uniprot|P38760 Saccharomyces cerevisiae), producing MFNSLSLRKPNILDNISLNVPRTAELPTKGIKQERINTVIQATESFSILNENKSVSSRSSQSEFSDVVKLHGSMTQESGVATSNTNTQNGLDSQSVIESQPTIALFIGDLDEQIDEEILIQIFKKFKSLTSVKVCTDAETGKSLGYGYLNFSRRQDTLAATEEFNYRPIFGKEVRIMPSLRNTFYRKNIGTNIFFSNLPLENSNLTTRVFYDTFKVYGNILSCKLDKRKNIGFIYFDNDHAARVVIKEFNGSEFFGNKILCGIHFDKELRKFPEFEKRKSSLNDITIPKEQLTLGPTDAKTVEHDSTQHLPHPNAIFVKNLPPSCPDDEILDYFSNLGPVKSVFSSTSHKYESSWAFVTYKKGSDTNKAVKIYHGAQFKGRKLSVIKAESARNGHGSYNKQSSKISYRPILYLQNLSSVCNEQFLLQMCMEERIKIENLGITDFFHDSFTYSGYVKCKSKKDADKILKLLNNRLIGGCEVKITRKKLNNNNGNSSIPVIDVYHSKNQSKSPKHSTYNGLSKQPQVHLQSAIFPMPIYSAPTPTPGAGPMYYPQPMVLTPKIATFNSSKETDEQLSQILKYLRRQVKKGIDFLRYPTATNDENLLRITNYIFEHYWHCDLNQLTKFLLLMNANTQNESILNNHIEQTAKHLGFER from the coding sequence atgtttaaTTCCTTGAGTCTTAGAAAACCAAATATTCTGGATAATATATCACTCAACGTTCCAAGAACGGCAGAACTACCTACTAAAGGAATTaaacaagaaagaattaaCACTGTCATTCAAGCAACGgaatccttttcaattctcaaTGAGAACAAATCCGTTTCCTCGAGATCTTCACAATCTGAATTTTCTGATGTGGTAAAATTACATGGATCTATGACTCAAGAAAGTGGCGTTGCTACTTCTAATACTAATACGCAAAATGGTTTAGATTCACAGTCTGTTATTGAGAGTCAACCTACAATCGCACTATTTATTGGTGATTTAGATGAgcaaattgatgaagaaattctaatccaaatctttaaaaaatttaaatccttAACTTCTGTCAAAGTTTGTACTGATGCAGAAACCGGGAAATCCTTAGGGTATGGctatttgaatttttcgagAAGACAAGACACATTGGCGGCAACTGAAGAATTCAACTATAGACCTATCTTTGGTAAAGAAGTGAGAATCATGCCATCATTAAGAAATACATTTTATCGTAAAAATATCGGGAccaatatttttttctctaattTACCACTTGAAAATTCTAACTTGACAACAAGAGTGTTTTATGATACTTTTAAGGTTTATGGTAACATTTTGTCTTGTAAATTAgacaaaaggaaaaatattGGATTTATCTATTTTGACAATGATCATGCTGCTAGAGTTGTCATCAAGGAATTCAACGGAAGCGAATTCTTTGGTAATAAAATATTATGTGGAATTcattttgataaagaattaagAAAATTCccagaatttgaaaaaaggaAATCGTCTTTAAACGATATTACCATTCCTAAGGAACAACTTACTTTAGGTCCCACTGATGCTAAAACTGTGGAACACGATTCAACTCAACATTTGCCTCATCCAAACGCTATTTTCGTAAAGAATTTGCCGCCCAGCTGTccagatgatgaaatacTGGATTATTTCAGTAACTTGGGACCAGTGAAATCtgtattttcttcaacctCTCATAAGTATGAATCGAGCTGGGCATTTGTTACATATAAAAAGGGTTCAGATACGAATAAAGCGGTTAAAATTTATCATGGTGCTCAATTCAAGGGAAGGAAACTCAGCGTTATTAAAGCTGAATCGGCAAGAAATGGTCATGGTAGCTACAATAAACAATCAAGTAAAATTTCGTACAGACCCATTCTTTACTTACAAAATTTGAGTTCTGTATGCAATGAGCAAttccttcttcaaatgtGTATGGAAGAACGCATAAAGATTGAAAATCTAGGTATTACCGATTTTTTCCATGACTCTTTCACATATTCTGGTTACGTGAAAtgtaaaagtaaaaaagatgctgataaaatattaaaacttttaaatAACCGGTTGATTGGCGGATGTGAAGTTAAAATCACTAGAAAAAAActaaataataataatgggAACTCATCTATACCAGTAATTGACGTTTACcattcaaaaaatcaatcAAAATCTCCAAAGCACTCAACTTATAATGGATTGTCAAAACAACCACAAGTTCACTTACAATCTGCCATTTTTCCCATGCCCATATATTcagcaccaacaccaacaccagGAGCAGGTCCAATGTACTACCCACAACCAATGGTTTTAACTCCCAAGATTGCTACTTTCAATTCTAGTAAGGAAACAGACGAACAATTGAGtcaaatcttgaaatatttgagaaGACAGGTTAAGAAGGGTATTGATTTCTTGAGATACCCAACAGCAACTAACGATGAGAACCTTTTGAGAATTACGAATTATATCTTTGAACACTACTGGCATTGTGACCTAAATCAATTAACTAAATTTTTACTACTCATGAATGCTAATACTCAGAATGAAAGCATTTTGAATAACCACATCGAACAAACAGCTAAACATTTaggttttgaaagataa